The genomic interval GCGATACCTTTTCATGCTGCTTCATTCTCCAACTAAGAGGCACATCATCTGCTTTTGTGAATCCTCCCAATGGATGGAGGAGAAGAACAGGGTTTTTGTAACCCATCTCGAGAAGCCGTTTGCGCGTATCAGTCATGAGCAAAGCATGCCCATTATGCACAGGGTTGCGAAGCTGAAACGCAAATACTGCATCAGCATTGCGCCTGGCAAACTCCTCACGCAGCTGGGCTGGAGACAAGCGATACTGATCGAGGCCATCGTTGTACTTGATTGGTTCTATAACCTCCAAGTCACCACCAATCAACCAATCACCAGCATTTGTAATCGCCTCATCAACATAAGGCAACCCAGGTGCAGTTGTTCCCCATGTCCGTGCAattctttcttctttgttaTGCTTGTAGATCTCAATGCTGACaacgaagaagaaaaaaatgtcaggGAATGCCatgatgcaataaataactaaaaagaACTAAACCCATGACAAACCAAGTCGGATTGTTTTCAACGCCCAATCATTTCATGCATCACTTGATTACGTAGATGTCAAGACGTAAACAGTTGATATTGCTACCTGGCCCTATGCATTTGGTAAATTTACCTCTATAAGAACATAACTAGATGTGTACGAAACCTCATAAACAAATGGTGGATAAAGAAAACTTTCTGATGTAAACTATATCATGTGTCAGGTGCTTAcagataaaactaaaatatccaTAGAACACGACAAAAAAACTACGAACCAGGTAATTCTGAGTAACCAAATTTAGTTTAATGCAATCAAAGGTATATCTAACATTGTATTATATACCATATGAAAAAAGAATATCTTTTGAAAACGACCGATGTATAAGATGTCCTGATATAGCATGAcgaatatttttatctgtaTGACACTATCATTGTCTAATCAACAGAAGAGGATATGGCATAAccttaaaattactttaattgTTTCAACTCGAAGATAAAACAATTGAAGTACCAACATTGACTAGGTTGTTGGTGAAACAAATGGTTACTAGTAGCATGTAAGTTTAAAATAGAACCAGTAGCACGCGCGACTAGCTCACAGAATGCAGGAACCGCACAAACACTCTTAAGCTTGCATGTTTCAAGTTGAAGGAAACCATCCATGGACCTATCTGAACAATACATGTTTACAACTCCACAATTCCAATTTGCAACTCAAGCACAAAAATTCCGGTTTTGGAGGTCCAAATGCATCATTCCACTCTTGTAATTAGTAATTTTACTCTTGTAGTGATCAAGCAATTTTGCAGTTAAGTGTGCGAATGCGTGTTTACAGTATATATCGTCAAAGagaagtaaaaagaaaaagaggaaacGAGTGGTGGGAGTGTCTCACTCGCTGAGGACGGCGAGGGGCCGGTCGGCCGCGTCGACGAGCGCGACGCGGCGTGCGCCGGAGGCCTCGATGGCACGGCGCTGCGCGTCATCGACGGCGAGCACGATGGGGACGGACATGTTGACCAtgcccccgtcgtcgccgcggatGGCGTTGAAATGAAGTGCTTGGAGGAACTCGCTCTCGCGCATGAACCCTCGCAGCGGGCTCGCCCACCCTTCGCTGAGCACGTGCAGCCACTCCGTCTCCACCCGCCCCAGCCTCACCCGCTgccgcatcgccgccgcctcccgccgcagcgcctccctcctcccgccctCCTCGGCCGCCACCAGCTCCACCAGCCTGCCCCCGTCAGGCTCGATCAAGCTCGCCCTGCACCTCACCCCCCGGCTCACCGCCACGcccttcctccccctcccactccccctccccaccgccacgcccaccctcgccggcgccgccggcaccgccacCGTCGAATCGCTCCCCCGCCTCGACACCCGCGGCAACCTCACCGCGAAGGCGCCCTGCGTCGCCATGGCTCCCCTCCCCGAtttgctctcctcctccgcctccacctaCTTATAATGCGCCcccctttctcctcctcttcttctcgcGCGGCCTTCGCAGTGGTTGCGGATGAATATATAATAGCACTGGTAGAAACGGAGGGGGAGGATGAACCTGGATGGGatcgcggggaggaggccatGGGCGGGGTGAACGTAGACAAGGGGGGCTGGACTGGAGGTGGGGTTAGGGCTAATGGGGGTTGATGAGGATGGATCAAACGCTTTGGTGTCATTTGGGATTATTTTGGTTTTAGGGGGTTTGTTAATTTGGAAGAGGGGATTGGATTTGGACTGGTCTACCGCCATTCAGACGTATGAACTTGGGTGTCATTTTTTAAGGTTGGATCTTCTGTGCTCTGAACTTGGCCTGTTTTGGATTGTTTGGTCAGCTGGAGCTGGACTCTCCttctccatctttttttttaattctttcaGTCTGTCTTAGGTTGAAGCTTCCCatgattttaaataaatgCTGGGGATGCAAAATGCCGGATGTTGTTCTAACTCATGTCAATAAATGTTTCAGATGTTTATTCATGGATAAAAGAATATTCTAAAAAAGTGTTTTAAAGATATTTCATCActtgataaaatatgtgttgTGATTTTACCTTATGAACACAAGGGTATATGTGACAAAGTCAAATACTAGTCGCACATATGGAAAGAACTAAGTAGTGTGGAAGATACTTAAATATTCTAGCATTGCTCATTTCATTAATcttgaattttataggataGGGGTACGGGTTTTTATACTCATGGACTACACTTGTTCAATTACCGAAATACCCATAGGTGATTACTCATAGAGCCTAAGGATATAAGTGTAATGTCTTCAGCTCTCTTGAACCACTTTGTCAACTATCCTAAACACTTGAGTGCTGGTCCCCAGGCATTAGTAAGAATATGCCCATAAATCATCGTCGACAAGTTTCTTCATGTCTTGCTCAACAAGATTCCTTCAATCTTGTTCAAACCTTCCCTTAAGGGATCTCACTGCCTTGGCCTAAAGACATTTGTGAGGCGCGCACACACAACTAAAACCCCTGGCCCTATGGCACATTGTTTCAACACGTTGTCGAGGCCAAATGTCTCAACATATTGCTGAGGCAAAATGTCCCAACATGCTCTCGAGGCTGGGCGAATAGGAAAATGGGGTCCTATACCAAAAAtattgttagagatatgatccgaattattatctataatgtaTTTAGATTATATTACTGTTTCCTAGTAGATTTCTCCTAGCCGTTTCCTATTAGCAGTAGaattagttttctaataggattctttGTCGTTTCTTAttaggactcttagatttttcccccatatatatatatatatatatatatatatatatatatatatatatatatatatatatcttgtaaGATGTACAGGAAGGGTGTGACGACCCAGTGTATTCCCCTAtattgtaatcatcacctcatagTGGTTGCCGGTTGGTGtccgtggtttttcccgcaagggtttttcacgttaaatttATGTCTCGGATATTGACCAATTTCCCTGACAAATATGTTTCTCGCAACATTCAGCAATGTGTTGCAACACCCAAGGAAAACTATCTACAACATCAAGAAAACAATATCTTTTCTAGATTCAGcttcttcctctttttctaCCGTTGCCCATTCGCACACACCACTTATTCAAAAGAGGGTTGGTTTTTGCCCAAGATCGCGACCTTCGCCGTGCTTCACCTAGACAATCCCTTACTCTAGTTTCCCCCCtcataatcatttttttatacatttagCTCCCATGGGTTCAGTGTGTTTGGATCCGATGGATTTGAGGCTACGATGACAAACTCAACATAATGCGGGCAAATAATAGAGTTTGGCAAACAATAATGTCACGTGCCAATAGAGCAAGAGGAGACCACCTCACCACCTAACATTGCTCAACATACTATAGTAATCAAAGCCTTGAAGGTAGAGGATAAATAGGAATGTGTCATGACCTTAGAGGACGGTGGTGTTTGTCTCGTGTGTCGTGCGAGTGGAAGGCGGAGCAAGGATGcttaagtaaataaaaaaaataagtggtGAAGTTTTATTCTGAGTTGAACACCTTCATAGCATCATGTAATAATTCTGctattttcaaaaattatgcACTCAAGCCGAATCGTTTTAAATGATAGTAATTATTTATCGGGTTTAACCACTTAGAATGATATTTTTACTGGTTACCTGCTGGTTATCGGATGGAAAATTTCCCATATTTGAGTTTCAGTAtacattttgaattttgcatATGAATCCATAGTGTTCAGGTGTCCATGTGACCAGTCGCAATAATGCCAGGCCTTTAGTGAAATCctattaattttgaattttgccCAGGTTTGTCCTTGCCTGGTTGGCTGGTTACCTTCCATAGATATGCATAGCACAAATTTCTTCTAACCAACAGAGCTTCACAGCAGCGGTCAGCGGATGAGTGTGATGTTGTTTGTGATGGCAATGAGACAGTAACAATAATGTTAGGCCTTTAGTGAAATCCTATGAGATTATATTAACCAATCTTGTTGGTCCCTGCCTCCGTGATCAAGGCCCATAGATTAGCATAGTCGCAAGTTTAGCTTATTGCTGATGCAGTTATCTTCAAAGTTAATGTCTCTGGTGAAATCCTGAAATGGT from Oryza brachyantha chromosome 3, ObraRS2, whole genome shotgun sequence carries:
- the LOC102713996 gene encoding ATP-sulfurylase 3, chloroplastic, translating into MATQGAFAVRLPRVSRRGSDSTVAVPAAPARVGVAVGRGSGRGRKGVAVSRGVRCRASLIEPDGGRLVELVAAEEGGRREALRREAAAMRQRVRLGRVETEWLHVLSEGWASPLRGFMRESEFLQALHFNAIRGDDGGMVNMSVPIVLAVDDAQRRAIEASGARRVALVDAADRPLAVLSDIEIYKHNKEERIARTWGTTAPGLPYVDEAITNAGDWLIGGDLEVIEPIKYNDGLDQYRLSPAQLREEFARRNADAVFAFQLRNPVHNGHALLMTDTRKRLLEMGYKNPVLLLHPLGGFTKADDVPLSWRMKQHEKVLEEGVLNPESTVVAIFPSPMHYAGPTEVQWHAKARINAGANFYIVGRDPAGMGHPTEKRDLYDADHGKKVLSMAPGLERLNILPFKVAAYDTKQKKMDFFDPSRKDDFLFISGTKMRTLAKNRQSPPDGFMCPGGWKVLVEYYDSLTPSMGSSKLREPVAA